One region of Budorcas taxicolor isolate Tak-1 chromosome 3, Takin1.1, whole genome shotgun sequence genomic DNA includes:
- the RIT1 gene encoding GTP-binding protein Rit1, whose protein sequence is MDSGTRPVGSCSSPAGLSREYKLVMLGAGGVGKSAMTMQFISHRFPEDHDPTIEDAYKIRIRIDDEPANLDILDTAGQAEFTAMRDQYMRAGEGFIICYSITDRRSFHEVREFKQLIYRVRRTDDTPVVLVGNKSDLKQLRQVTKEEGLALAREFSCPFFETSAAYRYYIDDVFHALVREIRRKEKEAVLAMEKKSKPKNSVWKRLKSPFRKKKDSVT, encoded by the exons ATGGATTCTGGGACTCGCCCAGTTGGTAGCTGTAGCAGCCCTGCAGGGCTGTCTCGTGAATATAAACTAGTGATGCTGGGTGCTGGTGGTGTAGGGAAAAGTG CCATGACCATGCAGTTCATCAGCCACCGATTTCCAGAAGATCATGATCCCACCATTG AAGATGCTTATAAAATCCGGATCCGTATTGATGATGAGCCTGCCAATCTGGACATTTTGGATACGGCTGGACAG GCAGAGTTTACGGCCATGCGGGATCAGTatatgagggcaggagaaggcttTATCATCTGTTACTCCATTACCGATCGTCGAAGTTTCCATGAAGTTCGGGAGTTTAAACAGCTTATTTATCGAGTTCGACGTACTGATGATACTCCTGTGGTTCTTGTGGGAAACAAGTCTGACCTAAAGCAGCTAAGACAG gtcaCCAAGGAAGAAGGATTGGCTTTGGCCCGAGAATTCAGCTGCCCCTTTTTTGAGACATCTGCTGCATACCGCTACTACATCGATGATGTGTTCCATGCCCTTGTCCGGGAGATTCGtaggaaggaaaaggaggcagTGCTGGCCATGGAGAAAAAATCTAAGCCCAAAAACAGTGTATGGAAGAGGCTGAAATCCCCATTCCGGAAGAAGAAAGACTCAGTAACCTGA